In Manduca sexta isolate Smith_Timp_Sample1 unplaced genomic scaffold, JHU_Msex_v1.0 HiC_scaffold_1386, whole genome shotgun sequence, a single genomic region encodes these proteins:
- the LOC115451704 gene encoding Golgi-associated plant pathogenesis-related protein 1-like — protein VLQSKPVSMVVQWSEVRTAWQDSDFITECLCWHNVYRQRHGAPQLYMAPELCDYAQAWANHLAHTNKFHYRNDRDVGQNLYQRPVSALQPDVTGQEVSSYWYAAVKQYNFFKEPDVLHANVNAGHFTQMVWVATRYFGVGKARSRAGKVIVVANYSPPGNMSGQFETNVLPPLPENFPEIPAPPEH, from the exons GTGCTGCAATCGAAGCCGGTGAGCATGGTGGTGCAGTGGAGCGAGGTGCGCACCGCGTGGCAGGACAGCGACTTCATCACCGAGTGTCTGTGCTGGCACAACGTGTACCGGCAGCGGCACGGCGCGCCGCAGCTCTACATGGCACCTGAG CTATGCGACTATGCCCAAGCGTGGGCCAACCACCTCGCGCACACGAACAAGTTCCACTACAGGAACGACCGGGACGTGGGGCAAAACCTCTATCAGAGACCGGTCAGCGCGCTGCAGCCTGATGTCACAG GTCAGGAGGTGTCCTCCTACTGGTATGCCGCCGTCAAGCAGTACAACTTCTTCAAGGAGCCTGATGTTCTTCACGCTAATGTTAATGCag GTCACTTCACCCAGATGGTGTGGGTGGCGACACGGTACTTCGGCGTGGGCAAAGCTCGCTCCCGGGCGGGCAAGGTCATCGTGGTCGCGAACTACTCCCCCCCGGGGAACATGTCGGGCCAGTTCGAGACCAACGTGCTACCGCCGTTGCCAGAGAACTTTCCAGAAATACCAGCCCCGCCCGAGCACTGA
- the LOC119191352 gene encoding DNA-directed RNA polymerase II subunit RPB9-like, protein MTLNLARKDGGPGYVGIQFCQECNNMLYPREDKNNKVLLYACRNCDYKQLADSNCVYVNKIMHEVDELTHINPDVVSDPTLPRTKDHMCPKCNHREAVFFQGQTRRAEEEMRLYYVCTSCKHRWTE, encoded by the coding sequence ATGACTCTAAACCTTGCAAGGAAAGACGGTGGACCAGGGTACGTCGGAATACAGTTTTGTCAAGAATGCAACAACATGCTGTACCCGCGCGAAGATAAAAACAACAAAGTGCTGCTGTACGCATGTAGGAATTGTGATTATAAGCAGCTAGCGGACTCTAACTGCGTGTACGTAAACAAAATTATGCACGAAGTAGACGAATTGACGCATATAAACCCCGACGTGGTGAGCGACCCGACCCTGCCTCGGACGAAGGATCACATGTGCCCCAAGTGCAACCACCGCGAAGCTGTGTTCTTCCAGGGGCAGACGAGACGCGCCGAAGAAGAGATGAGACTATACTACGTGTGTACCAGTTGTAAACATCGGTGGACTGAGTGA